CCAAAGCCGCATATGCCCATGTCGCACTCCGCCTTCTCACGGCCCCATCAAATCCCATGGATATCAAGCCTCTCTTACGGGAGGAAGGGGATTTCATGTACCAAGGGGTTGGTGGCAAGAGTGGAGTCAACGTCGGATTAGAGTGGACAGGCGGGGAGTTGAGCAGGCTGGTAGAGAAAATGAGAGTTCAAAAGGAATATGTGGCTGGGAAGcggaagagagaagaaggaaatcAAGTTGAAGGGGAGACCAAGAGAATCAAGGCggaggaggcggaggagaCAGATTCAACTGTCATCACTGATAAACCATCCCTTGTTTCCGAATCGGTTACCATTCCTCACACAACTCAATCACGAGACGACGCGGCGTTATCAGGAGAACCCGAGAAGATTAGTGACGAAGAATTGAAACGTCTTAGATTGGAACTGGTAGCGCTCAGTAAATTCTACCCTCTTCCAGCGCTGAAGAAAATGagcaaggaagaagctgcAAGATTGCTGCCCGTAAACGTGAGAGGGCTGATGTGTAGACCTTGAGAGGGTGTTAGATATATAGATATAGCCGGGGAACATGTAATGCTTTCCTGGATCGAACCGCTGACAACTGCAGTTGTAAAACGGATATATGCATTGTACATCTACATACTGTATTTGGCCGTTGTGCGTCAATCAGTAATGATTCAAATTCTGCTGCTTAACGCCACTATTAGTAATAAATTTTTGCGTGGCATCCCCGAAAAGAGTAGTACAAACGCAAATTGCATATATATTCTTCCTTTAAACTTCTAATTAATGTATCATACCACATGTCACAGTTGAAAAAGCGGACCAAAAGCTCGATTGATTACGGACTAGTGAACAACCCCTATGGGGGATGGCtagaaaagagagaaaaaaaaggggaaaCTGTTGTATGGCCCTGGTCGTAGCGatagaaaaaaaaatacAAGCTGATTCGAAATTTGGAAGATCATGACAAACAAAGCTATTGAGGGTATGATATTGCTCGTATAAATGCGTATGAGGTTGATGCAAAGTGCAGTAGCGTGATCCTGCCAATGGTCGCTATTTTTCTGGTAGTAAAACAGCCTAAATAGGTGTTTAACGATATGGATTGCTTATTGAATGTCAGAAGCCGGTCGCTCGTTGAGATTCATTAAAAGGGTTTGGAGGCACCGCTTGGTAACCATGTCGCCCTTGAGAAGGGGGTTGAAGGTGTTATCCTGCAAAGCCTTTGGAAGGCAGGCACGAAGAGCTTCTCTTGCCCTGTAGGCATCGCGATTAGCTCGGGAGTTGTATTCACGATTTGAGATTGCAACGACGTACCTAGGGTTGTCACTCATCCTCAAATAACATCTAACCACATGTTTCAACAAACGGACCGCCTGACTTTCCACAAGAGCATCCACCATGTTGGCCAGCACGGTCCCGACAGCATAAAACCTCTCGTATGTTTGGCAGATATACTGCAATCCCAAATCGTCTGCGAGGATCTTTTGAACGATAAAAATGGCCACAGTCTTGGAAAGTTCCGAGCCAGTTTCCATTATTCTGAGGCAGAGAGGAATGATTTCGGTAGAAAGAAGGAAGTTGATGACATCCGAGTTGTCATTTTGCTGTATGTAAAGTGAGCAAGCTACCTGCAGCTTACAATGAGATATTCTCACCTTGACGAGAGCACCGATCACGCCCAAAGATGTTAGTCGAAGGTACTCAAAAGGTCGAGTTTTACTGGTCGTGTTGAGGAAAGGGTATAAAAACAGGGGAATGTGCGCTACTTCCCATTAGATTCCATAACGAATGTACCACTTGATGCGCTCACCATTTAAGAACAATGCTCTTGTGTCAGAGTGGCTCGCGACAcattgaagaagagcgagCGCATTGCATACCCGGTTGGAAGCATGTGCAGTCAACGATGGCGGGGAAAGCGCTGGGTAGACAGCGACGATCTCAAGCAGCAGAGAGCTCATGATACCTGCATCCTGTCAGCGTACTTCACATCCATTGGAGAAAAACGCACCAAAACCGCCCCAAAGGACCAACGCCAAATCTTCGTAAAGCTCTCTCTTTTTACTCAATTCCAAAAGGGCCGCCTCTCTTGTTTCTGGCTCGAGTAGCTCAGTGATGAGGATGTAGATCTTCTCCTCGTCGCTCCCTGCAGGGGGCGGCGCGCCATTGGGCATCAGAAGGACCTTGCCTCCGGCTGACGCTCCGGCGATGGTACCGGCACCATGTCCAGCCTGAGTTTGCATGGCGGCGTTGATGGACTGCTGGGAACCGGTGGGCGGTGGTGGATTGTTCAGGTGCTGCGCGAGATTTTGTGGAAGCAGTGGGCCAGACGCGCTTGCGCCCGGAGTGGTGGACTGGGTTGCTGCCAGCTGCGGGGTGTGTGCGGCATTCTGCCTGGTGGCATCTGCGGAGGGCGCAGAGTACGGGAACTGGCGCCGGTCGAAGAGGTAGGGGGGGATGTTTGACGCTGGCTGGAGCTGCTGGTTCATGTGCTGAGGGAAACTTGGCGTGGGCGCCCACGTGTGGGTGGAGTGTTCGGTGTCCGGGGTGGAGGGTGCCGTGGGCGGGCGGTGCAGAGACTGGTGCTGGAGGGGATGGTGCTGGTGCTGATGCGAGAGATGCGGCGGGGCGTGCGAGAACATGGTGCGCAGGGAAGAGATGCAACAGACAACTTGCCCCTACGTAGTTATCGGCTCCTTCAATAAATACCTCTCTGGCGGCGTTTGCCGCTTGTGGCACATCACCGCACTCGAGCCATTACTTCTATGTAACCCCTTCAGCTCACCACCAACTGCCCTGCACTACTCCATAGCCTTGAGCATGCAAGCCCCGCAGCTGTAAGCCCCGCGGACTCTGCAGCAGCCCGCGCTGACGATATGCAGTCGTCTCAACGAGAGACAGGCTAACCCAAACCCGTCAGCAGTCCACACAACCGTCCAGAGAGCTACCAGTTGACCCTTCTGCAGCTACGTAGTATTCATCAGATCTCTTCAAAACAAAGCAGACCATACAGTAGGCCCTTTTGCCAACTTTCTGGGTATACCCAGCTGACACTGTCTTTAGGATGCCGAGGACATATTACGAGCCGTTGGTATGTATTATAATAGTTTCCACTTGTTCATTCTTCGATCATGATAGCTCATATACAACTCTAAAAGCTGCTCAGGTAGGTCAGCTTATCCCATAGCCGCCGCAGAATGAATCTCATGCGAAGAGCTGCAGATGAGAATAATCATGAAAGACCGCTTCATGCAAATTGGCACTTTAGAGGAAGCTGAATTCAATCGGGTAGTAAGTCAATCTCGGACAGGCGACTAAAGATTCGAAGCAAGACTGATATGCCTGTAAAGTTTGCTGGCAGGAACTGGAACCACGGACAGGTGGGACTTTACACGTCCCGAGCCGTTGTCATTTACTCATTCCACCTTTCAGAGCATTGAGCTAGTACTAAGAGGTCCTTCCGGCAGGTTTTTGCCGTAAGATTATCATATCTACAAAACAAATAGACGAGTACTGATGAACACGTCGTCAGGATGCCTTATATCATTTCAGTCATGTGTCACGAGGTGGGACTATTACACATCGTGCGGTATCTGGACTGACAAGGCCTATGCTTTTATCAAAAGATGGCTCACATCGAGGCAAGTCATTTCGCCGACAGGTTAGGTAGTGGATAATAACGCCATCACAGCAAATGAACCACGGGCCAAAGTTTCAAAAAGTGCGAATCTGTTCAGCACCATATTTTTGCCCAAGAATACTCACCCCATTTAATTACAGCTTATGCGAGAGATCAAAGCCGATGTTGCAAAGTTACAAGCTCGTGGATATTATGGTGATGGTTTCTGGTCGGACGGAAAACGTTTGGCGGATAGTGTCCGCATGGGTGGTGAAGGGCTCCGACCTTCTGACTTTCCGGAATATGTCTGTGGCGTCAGCTCATCGTGCGTGAAACATCCCGGTATAACTGTTGCCGCCAGTTGCGTAATTTCTTTTTCtaacttttttttttttttttttcgcCCAAAGGGATGCCAAAAGGGCTCGCAGAGGACCTCGTCGGCGGCAAGCAAATCGTACCGCTGGTCTTGTCCAAGGTGAGGCCTCACACCGTTCTGGACGTCAAACAGAGTACAGGAGAAAAGCAGGGCGGAGGAATAATGTGGATATGGGAGATAATGGGTTGAGGTTGGACGGTATACGAGGTGAGATGATTACCGACGCCGCTGTCAATCTTCCAACAATTAACTTACTCATCATACAAAAATAGCCATCACGAAGCAGGATCGCGAAGAACGGAAAGCGTTTGTGGATGACAAAATACAAATGCTCACTCGGGGCGGAATGCCTCTGACTCGCGCCAGAAAGCAAGCGGGAGAGATGTGGGAGCAAGAAAATCCATGGTGGGCAGAGAGTAATTCAAGGAGCAAAGTGTAGGTGTGACAAATTGATTAGTTTCTGGAACATCTGGCTTATGAGCGAGTGAAAATGTTAAAAGCGCGAAATCCAAATCAGCAGCAGCATTGAGAGCTGAAGCGGCTGAAGCTCGTCTGCGTGCGCTCACCGGCCCGTCACGGGAAGATACCAAACCTAAACTGGAAACCATGTCATCCGATTCAGAGGACGAAAATGAAAGGAGCGATGACGGAATTGAAGAAATTCCCGATCCGCATCTGAGCGTTGATGATCGGAAGGGGGAGATGGATGAAatggatgaggaagagaaaaatGGGTTGAGGGGTGGATGGGAAGACTACATCACTCCTCCTAGTGTATACCGGCCCGTCACTTCTACCGACTCCTCGAACTCTTCAGAAAGCAAGCCTTTGGCGAAGCGTCCACCGACCCCTCAGTCGTCTGGTCCTTCAAAGATACGTAAATTGCAACATCAAGGCCCTCCACCCTCTACTGTCAGGTCAATCAAAGGGGAACATTCGAGCGTTCCAGGCGAGTCGTCACCCTCAGCCGTGGAGCAGGGATCATCTCCTATCGTTTCACCAGCCACCCTACAAGTCAGTAGGGAATtggggaaggggaaagatGTCTTTCCACGAGAAGATGGTCAACCAGGATGGAGATGTCGCCTTTGTACTTTTATAAATCTGATGGATCATGGGAGATGCGGTGCGTAATTTTCTATGAAATCCTGCGCGACGGAAGACCCAGCTTGCTGATAGCAAAATACTTTTTAGATATTTGTCAGGCAAGGCCGGACGGGACTTTGCCTTAGGATGTACAGTCTATCATATAGATTTCTGTGGACGTCGTCACGAGTAGAGATTTTGATGTAGTAATAGACTTAATAAGGGAAAGGCCTGGATTTTTATTTTTGTTTTGGTTTGTACAAAAGGTCGGACGGATGTTCACGAAAATGGCCTCTGTCGATTTGCAGCTGCTGCTATATCATGAGAATAACAACTACTTGTATCCTTACAAGAAGTTATACCAATAACCTTCTGGTATGGGCTTGCAATATTTGGTTGATCGTCTGCAGTACGCTTGACTGACTGGTTGGGTATATCTATAACTTGCAGTACAGTCACGCAACACCTCTCGAATAATAATAGCGATATCGGCACCAACCGCGGCCGGGCGAGTTGAAGCTCGCTCGCTCATTCATTCCGTCGcgtctcttcttcaccctcactttcttcttcaccctcactttcttcttcaatctccTTTCTCAAAACTACTCCTTTCAACGCTGGCTCCTCGAATGGTCGTCATGCAGAATTAAATTTTGGTTACTTATCATACAAACTGATGTCTGTAGTCGGCTTTCCAGTGCGCCGCCATCGAAATCTGCGCCGCTGAACCCACGCACTATTTGTGTCCACACTCATAACAAAATTTGCACAACAACAGCAGTATTAGACTGTCTAATTTTTGTCGCTGGCTTGTTCTCCTCTTACAAGCAATTTAAACAGCGGCGGCATGTCTCAACTACTATGGATCTCTGACGCCTCGCCTCTCTTTTCTTACTCACCCGCTGACACGATGTACTCTGCTGGTCAAGCACTGAACTCATGGGTAGGTTCGGAGGGCTCAAATTGGACTACCGCAGTCGTCGCCGTCaatggaggaggaggaacCACGTCGTATCATTCAACAAGGGGCGTAGCCGAAGTCAAATTACCTGCTGTATATGGTCTGTGTTTCCTTGTATGAGAATTCATCATATCTGACTTGGGCACGTGGGACCCCGCAGCTACTTCATTTGTTCCAATATTCTCGGCACCGGTGTCATACAATGTCACCATGCAACAGAATTCCAACGACCCTCAAGACTGGAAATCCGGTCAAAGTTGGACGAGTTCAGCAGAGTATTTTGGTGTACAAACCTTCAGCCTTCAAGTCTCCTGTTATGGCGATTGCGACGACGAATTCATTTTTGAGGGAGCATGGGTGAAAACAGAGCTTGCTCCAGAGGAGTGAGTCGCTACTACTTGTCAATATGAGCACTATTTATGATTGCTCTGACGAGCCAGTTCAGACACAGAGAGTTTATCATTGGATGACTCTTCCTCATTAGTACAGTACACAGGCTTCACGTCCGTGGAGACCAATAGCGAGCTCTTGCAAGTATCATCCTCTGATTACAACTCCACATTGTCTATGACCTCAATCGTGGGGGCCACGGCTCGCGTCATGTTCAGTGGTGAGACTTTTGAGACCAATTGCAAAGTTCACTATGGTTATAGTCGCTAACAGCTCTGACTGATCATCAGGTGCTTCCGTAATGGTATGGGGTGTCTCATGTCCCTCCTGTTCAACATTCTCAGTCAATTTGGATTCCATAACCGTAGCAAAGCTTGATAGCTCCAACAACGCCACCGTACACGGAACCTTGCTCTATTTCGCTACTAATCTGGATACAAGCGTTACTCACACTCTGATTCTTGAAACTCAAGGCGACGGATTTTTAGTTATTGATGAATTTACAGTAAACGGACCCAAGGGAGGTATTGGATTTGTGTAGGTCAATACAGTATTATGCTCTGATACTGTCCTCAGATTTCATACGAGTACTGAGCAAGTCTCACCATGTGTGTAGTGGCACGGTTGATGCACACACGACAACTGTCGGTCCATCTAGCGCAGAATTGGTCAGCAACAATGGCAGTAGTGCATCAAATAATACCGAGATCACTACTTTGTCGGCGGCTACTGAAGGGGGTGCGCCGAACATCGGTGTAATCATTGGCGCCATTCTAGGTTCACTAGCCGGTGTTGTATGTCTTATCATCCAGGACGAACTTGCAGAGAAAGAGACTATGACTAAAACGGTGAACAGGCAATCTTGTATTTCATCTGTCGAAGAGCTGTTCCTCCGGCCAAGAGCAGtgagaaaaagaagatggatCCGTGGGATGAGGCCAATCTATTACAGAATATGAAGAATGAAGGAGTTCATGTGACAACGGTTGCTAATCAACGCTATGTTTATCGTGGGTTCGACAGCGTCTATCCCAAATTATAAGATACTGATTGATTCTCAAAGCCGGATTAATCGCCCATAGCGATCTGACAAAAACGTAGATCCTTGCCGGTAATCGAACTATGCATGACCATTTACATCTCACCATCCTTGCTTCTGTCCCATCCCTTGAATAATTCTCTCTATAAGCGCCCTCTTCATGTACTGTTCTCTTGCCAATGACCTAATGGATTTGAGATATCGATCAACATCCACGCGTTCAGCATCAAGAGCTCGAGTCATATGGTAAATTGTATCTTCGATGGCGTTATCTTCCGCTACCAAGTCTATTAATCTGATCACCCAAAGTGTCAGCGTGGTTATACAGAAGATTATGGTCGTAACTTACTGATTGTGTACAATGGAGATCCCACACACAAGTTCATCGACCGAGACTTCGCCCTTGGATTCCAGGTCCGCGACCCTTTCCCCGCCCTTGGCAACGAcctcctccatcttttTGCCAACTGAATCGCACACCTTTTTCACAGCCTCAAGTCTCGCCATTTCATCCCGTATCGCCGGTTCGCCCGTCACCAAGTCTTCTTGTCTTGCTCGTAGGTGTTCAACAGAGGAATGAAGAGAGTTCACGAGAGGGGGCATGGATGCGTTGAGGTGCgagagaaggatggaatggaggtggaggagagagggaggagggggTTTCGAAGGCGGAATAGGTGGAGGGCCGGATGGGTCATCTGATTCATCGTTGAGAACTGTGGAGTGTAATCCAGGCGAAGATAAAAGGTCCTGTGGGGGCCGCCGTGGCACTGGAAGGCTTTGAGATTTCTGGGCCTGACGTGGATGAGACGGGGAATAGTTTGTGTGTTGACCAGGGTGAGCAGCATTGTTACCGTTATCGCCTGCTGCAGTAAGCCAGGGTTGTACTGCTGCTGCATTTTGTGACCCCATCACACCGGCTGCTGTCGGTGGCCTTGATGCAGATGCTCCTTGCCAGGACTGTTGCTGTCCTGTATAATGCTGCTGGAGTGACCCAGAACCTTGAGGTATCGGACCTACACCAGAGTAAGGCCTCTGAGGAACAGGAGGAGCAGTCAATGATGGGCTTGGTGATTGGGTTTGACGAGGCTGGTTTGACATGGATGGAGATTCTCTAGGAGGAGTTTGAACATGTTGCGGCGCGGAAGACGTGGGCGAGGAGGCTTGACGGACGGGATTATGGGAGTATGGATGAGGCGGGGGAGTTGGTGCTGGTCTGTAAACTGGAAGTATCTAGATATTTGTTAGCCCATATCCAAGCTGAAACGGTCAGATCTTACTTCTGGATGCGGATGACCGAAGGTTGGCCGGGCGGGAGGAATTGGGGGCTGAGTGGTTGCTGTTGGTACATCTGGAGTTGACGTACGAGCCCCAGATGGCAAACTTTGGCCCTGGGAAGGAATGGATGGTTTAGCATATACCGGTGGTGCAGCTGAAAAGACGTCTGCCAGATGTTTTAATAGCATGTCAAGGTTCTTGGCCTTGTGGCTGCATTAGTGTCCTGATGCGCGTCTTTTGATATCAAGGCAAACCCACCTCCCAAGCCCTCCACCATTCCTCCACAATTTCCTCTCTGACTCTGCCTGATGGTTCGACCTCTCTGCTTTTCCTTACGCCCATGTCCTTAGTTGGCATCACAAAGACTAAAGGAGGAGCGCGTGGGTACTCGTGGGGTATCCAGAGATGTATGGGTATCTGGTAAATGGCGCCACGGTAAGTGACTGGGAGTGTTCcatggaggaggagaagaagcgCGGTATGCCCCGAGTCAAAGGCTACACAGTGTTAGAGTGAGAGACGAATCAGTGCTGTGCAGAGACTCACTGAAAGCGTCTGTTTTGACCGCGAGTGTTCGGCGTTGCTGGAGGATGTGGAGGACCTCCTGTGTGATGGACTCACGAGCGGGAAATGGGCGAAGGACAGAGTGAAGCCATTCTCTAGTGAGGCTGAGCGAGGACATCGAGGGCGAGCCTTGGAGTCAGGCGAGAGCGGCTGCAGTAGAGCTGCCAATGAGGATCTCATCTATGATACCCACAGAGAGGACCCCTCGATCTTCATAGTGGAGGTCACAGGGGATATTACGTACGCGAGGGGAAGGCTCGACGACGGGCTTTGGCCGACTTCCGAGGAGGTCCGAAGTCGTGATGATCCACGCCTGATGCTGATTCGCCACTTTGGCACATAGTCAACCACCAATCATCTCCTTATTAAGACAGGTAACGTTTCCTGCTTACAAGCTGCAGTCAGTTTTGGGTGACGTTTAAGCACTATCCATGTATTGCAGTGCAAACTGCTCGTATTTGTATAAAAAAGTGTACATATGCATCGATCTTTCTCCCCTAGCATATGCGAAGGCTTTTTAAAAGGCATTGCTGGTATATAAAATGGCTAGGTGACGTTTTGGGTTCGTGAACTATCGTAAGCAACGCATGTTAAGTTCAAGCTGGCTGCACTACCAACGAACATCGTCACTCTCTGGCGAAAGATCACTGAGGCCAACCAATGAGACATATCCACCACTATGTATAGAAGACGTAGTATAGGTCGTCGTATAAAATTGGCGCGTTTGGATTGGCCGGAGGGACATGTGCCACTAATTTCCTCGTCGGGTGAAAATGGAGTAGCGCTTTTAAAAAGCAATGTTTTGCGGCGAcccctttctctttccttcatcGTCTCAAACTATCCTATCCCCAGCCATGTCTTGCCCCTTCCACACCACCACGAACACGTCCCACCGCAGCCCCCTGCCAGACCGTGCACTTCTCCTCGCAATGAAGTCCCAGACAAACACTTTCATTCTCGGCACACGCAAGTCAAACCTCGCCCTCGTACAAACAGGTCATGTTGCGGACGACCTTCGACGTCTCCATTCTGCCGCGGGCAGCAAATTCGGCGAGACCAGAGAGGAAGGTGATGATGCCGAGCAAGGTGATGTGCCTTTCGTGCACCCCTACACTTTCACCATTGAGTCTATGACCACTGTCGGTGACCGAAACCAGACCACCCCACTCCACCTCCTCTCTCCATACTCCTCTACCCAGCCCGCAAAATCCCTTTGGACTGATGAGCTCGAGGCTCGACTTATCAACGGTCACTTTGACATGCTCGTACACTCCCTCAAGGATGTGCCTACCGTTCTCAAAGACGGATGCGAAATCGGATGCATGGCCAAGAGGCACGATCCTCGTGATGCTTTGGTAGTCAAGCAGGGATTGCCGTACAAAAGACTAGAAGATTTACCCGACGGAGCTGTTGTTGGTACAGGTAGTGTGAGGAGAGTGGCGCAACTGAAGAGAGCTTTCCCCAATCTCGTCTTTGAGGATATGGTAAgttttgttttttttttgttaAAAATTACATCCTTTGCAAAGTCAATGCTTACTGCTGAAATGCAGCGCGGTAACCTCAACACACGATTCAACAAATTAGACAACCCCCAATCGCCATTTTCTGCTCTTATTCTTGCCATGTCTGGCCTCGAACGTTTAGGCATGGCCCACCGTGCCACTTCGCCCTTGTCCTCTCCAACGCTTATGCACGCTGTCGGTCAAGGTGCTCTTGCCATCGAAATTCGATCCACTGACCCTCGTGTCCGAAACTGTTTAAGGGGATTAGGGCACTGGCAGACTGAGTGGTCATGCGGTGCCGAAAGAGGTTGTTTGAGGGTTTTGGAGGGTGGCTGCTCTGTCCCAGTTGGTGTGGAGTCTGAGCTTGTCGAGCTTGACGAGGACGAGATTGCCGCACATCCCGAATTACGTGAAGGCGTTGAAGATCCTTTCAAGGACCAGGAAGAGAGCCCTCTTGAAGGAGACTCTCCTATGTTGTGGTTCTCTGGTCTTGTAGACACCACTTCCGCCGCTACTCCGTCCACACCCACTTTCTCATCtcactctcttcctccacttcGAACACGCCTTGCGAAGCTCACCCTCCATTCTTGTGTTACTTCTACTGATGGAACCAAACACGTCCTCTTTACCCCTCCTCCTGTCCTTGTACGGTCATATCGTCAAGCAGAGCAATTTGGTGAAGAGTGTGCACGGAAATTAAGGGGGATGGGTGCAGGGGAGATCTTGGATGGGATCAACAAGCTCAGGAAGGAACGAGAGTTGAGGGACTTGGAAAGCGCCATCGAGAGAAGTAGAGCGGCGCAGGAGGAGAGTGAGAAGATGGGGTTGGTTCAGGATGGCTCAGCTGAAGTTGTTGCCTAATAAAGACCTCTTTCATTCGGAGGGGGTTTGATGTGTACGGTT
This DNA window, taken from Cryptococcus gattii WM276 chromosome C, complete sequence, encodes the following:
- a CDS encoding uncharacterized protein (Similar to TIGR gene model, INSD accession AAW42192.1) codes for the protein MSSLSLTREWLHSVLRPFPARESITQEVLHILQQRRTLAVKTDAFTFDSGHTALLLLLHGTLPVTYRGAIYQIPIHLWIPHEYPRAPPLVFVMPTKDMGVRKSREVEPSGRVREEIVEEWWRAWEAKNLDMLLKHLADVFSAAPPVYAKPSIPSQGQSLPSGARTSTPDVPTATTQPPIPPARPTFGHPHPEILPVYRPAPTPPPHPYSHNPVRQASSPTSSAPQHVQTPPRESPSMSNQPRQTQSPSPSLTAPPVPQRPYSGVGPIPQGSGSLQQHYTGQQQSWQGASASRPPTAAGVMGSQNAAAVQPWLTAAGDNGNNAAHPGQHTNYSPSHPRQAQKSQSLPVPRRPPQDLLSSPGLHSTVLNDESDDPSGPPPIPPSKPPPPSLLHLHSILLSHLNASMPPLVNSLHSSVEHLRARQEDLVTGEPAIRDEMARLEAVKKVCDSVGKKMEEVVAKGGERVADLESKGEVSVDELVCGISIVHNQLIDLVAEDNAIEDTIYHMTRALDAERVDVDRYLKSIRSLAREQYMKRALIERIIQGMGQKQGW
- a CDS encoding Transcriptional regulator, putative (Similar to TIGR gene model, INSD accession AAW42190.1) yields the protein MFSHAPPHLSHQHQHHPLQHQSLHRPPTAPSTPDTEHSTHTWAPTPSFPQHMNQQLQPASNIPPYLFDRRQFPYSAPSADATRQNAAHTPQLAATQSTTPGASASGPLLPQNLAQHLNNPPPPTGSQQSINAAMQTQAGHGAGTIAGASAGGKVLLMPNGAPPPAGSDEEKIYILITELLEPETREAALLELSKKRELYEDLALVLWGGFGIMSSLLLEIVAVYPALSPPSLTAHASNRVCNALALLQCVASHSDTRALFLNAHIPLFLYPFLNTTSKTRPFEYLRLTSLGVIGALVKQNDNSDVINFLLSTEIIPLCLRIMETGSELSKTVAIFIVQKILADDLGLQYICQTYERFYAVGTVLANMVDALVESQAVRLLKHVVRCYLRMSDNPRAREALRACLPKALQDNTFNPLLKGDMVTKRCLQTLLMNLNERPASDIQ
- a CDS encoding Hypothetical Protein (Similar to TIGR gene model, INSD accession AAW42667.1); amino-acid sequence: MSQLLWISDASPLFSYSPADTMYSAGQALNSWVGSEGSNWTTAVVAVNGGGGTTSYHSTRGVAEVKLPAVYATSFVPIFSAPVSYNVTMQQNSNDPQDWKSGQSWTSSAEYFGVQTFSLQVSCYGDCDDEFIFEGAWVKTELAPEDSDTESLSLDDSSSLVQYTGFTSVETNSELLQVSSSDYNSTLSMTSIVGATARVMFSGASVMVWGVSCPSCSTFSVNLDSITVAKLDSSNNATVHGTLLYFATNLDTSVTHTLILETQGDGFLVIDEFTVNGPKGGIGFVGTVDAHTTTVGPSSAELVSNNGSSASNNTEITTLSAATEGGAPNIGVIIGAILGSLAGVAILYFICRRAVPPAKSSEKKKMDPWDEANLLQNMKNEGVHVTTVANQRYVYRGFDSVYPKL
- a CDS encoding Hypothetical Protein (Similar to TIGR gene model, INSD accession AAW42666.1) is translated as MQAPQLRLNERQANPNPYVVFIRSLQNKADHTDAEDILRAVAAQMRIIMKDRFMQIGTLEEAEFNRVFAGRNWNHGQSIELVLRGPSGRFLPMPYIISVMCHEMAHIEQMNHGPKFQKLMREIKADVAKLQARGYYGDGFWSDGKRLADSVRMGGEGLRPSDFPEYVCGVSSSDAKRARRGPRRRQANRTAGLVQGEASHRSGRQTEYRRKAGRRNNVDMGDNGLRLDGIRAITKQDREERKAFVDDKIQMLTRGGMPLTRARKQAGEMWEQENPWWAESNSRSKVAKSKSAAALRAEAAEARLRALTGPSREDTKPKLETMSSDSEDENERSDDGIEEIPDPHLSVDDRKGEMDEMDEEEKNGLRGGWEDYITPPSVYRPVTSTDSSNSSESKPLAKRPPTPQSSGPSKIRKLQHQGPPPSTVRSIKGEHSSVPGESSPSAVEQGSSPIVSPATLQVSRELGKGKDVFPREDGQPGWRCRLCTFINLMDHGRCDICQARPDGTLP
- a CDS encoding Phorphobilinogen deaminase, putative; Hem3p (Similar to TIGR gene model, INSD accession AAW42194.1) — its product is MSCPFHTTTNTSHRSPLPDRALLLAMKSQTNTFILGTRKSNLALVQTGHVADDLRRLHSAAGSKFGETREEGDDAEQGDVPFVHPYTFTIESMTTVGDRNQTTPLHLLSPYSSTQPAKSLWTDELEARLINGHFDMLVHSLKDVPTVLKDGCEIGCMAKRHDPRDALVVKQGLPYKRLEDLPDGAVVGTGSVRRVAQLKRAFPNLVFEDMRGNLNTRFNKLDNPQSPFSALILAMSGLERLGMAHRATSPLSSPTLMHAVGQGALAIEIRSTDPRVRNCLRGLGHWQTEWSCGAERGCLRVLEGGCSVPVGVESELVELDEDEIAAHPELREGVEDPFKDQEESPLEGDSPMLWFSGLVDTTSAATPSTPTFSSHSLPPLRTRLAKLTLHSCVTSTDGTKHVLFTPPPVLVRSYRQAEQFGEECARKLRGMGAGEILDGINKLRKERELRDLESAIERSRAAQEESEKMGLVQDGSAEVVA